Proteins encoded in a region of the Flammeovirga yaeyamensis genome:
- a CDS encoding RNA polymerase sigma factor, producing the protein MDQQHWKALKEKDDEKALKYFYDQYIKLLYKYGYHFCQDAALVEDCVQDLFLRIWEKRRTLGDTDNVKLYLMVALKRSIFEKIKKGSKVSTDEQIEDTFDVTFTMEESIISSETDQINKDKLLKTLETLSGRQKEVIYLRFYNGFTPEEVSEVMNISNQSVRNLQASALKKMRNNMGDGINLVLLGFFIENFY; encoded by the coding sequence ATGGATCAACAACACTGGAAAGCATTAAAAGAAAAGGACGACGAGAAGGCGTTAAAGTATTTTTATGATCAATACATTAAGCTACTCTATAAATACGGCTATCATTTTTGTCAGGATGCCGCATTAGTGGAGGACTGTGTCCAAGATTTATTTCTAAGGATTTGGGAAAAAAGAAGAACTTTAGGTGATACTGATAATGTAAAGCTCTATCTGATGGTCGCTTTAAAAAGAAGCATCTTCGAAAAAATAAAGAAGGGAAGCAAGGTATCTACCGACGAACAAATCGAAGATACTTTTGATGTTACATTTACCATGGAGGAATCTATTATATCTTCAGAAACAGATCAGATAAACAAAGACAAACTATTAAAGACTTTAGAAACGCTTTCTGGAAGACAAAAAGAGGTGATTTATCTACGTTTTTATAATGGGTTTACTCCAGAAGAAGTGAGCGAGGTAATGAATATTAGCAATCAATCGGTAAGAAATTTACAAGCCTCTGCCCTTAAAAAAATGAGAAATAATATGGGTGATGGTATCAATTTGGTCTTACTCGGATTTTTTATTGAAAATTTCTATTAA
- a CDS encoding FecR family protein gives MPSIDKYIENKDFVAWALGDDSFNDYWKQYLDQHPEESEDIEAAKSFVQKTSVKDPYFSVQREKELWDQISAKVVPSKTTKTVSMQWWKYAVAVVVLGFIASFYFLYFVPSNHVEIAHKGYTKDVDLPDGSKVALNAESTISFNKSEFSKERLIELKGEAFFEVEKGTLFQVQSEKGNVTVLGTSFNIYSRNDKWTVECFSGKVLVEDRAGKSVTLTKGEGVAYKDGDFVSLNTKGKLPSWKQGIFTYQNETLEEVFQEVQRQFDVRIIYKNPKVQHLRFTGTITNKSLETTLEVISKTMGINYQINKDKKEVEISM, from the coding sequence ATGCCGTCAATTGATAAATATATAGAGAATAAAGATTTTGTTGCTTGGGCGTTAGGGGACGACTCCTTTAATGACTACTGGAAACAATATTTAGATCAGCATCCTGAAGAATCTGAAGATATTGAGGCTGCCAAATCTTTTGTACAGAAAACTTCTGTAAAAGATCCTTATTTCTCCGTTCAGAGAGAAAAGGAATTGTGGGATCAGATCTCTGCCAAAGTAGTTCCTAGTAAAACGACCAAAACTGTTTCTATGCAATGGTGGAAATATGCTGTAGCTGTAGTTGTATTAGGGTTCATAGCTTCTTTCTATTTTCTGTACTTTGTGCCAAGTAATCATGTTGAAATTGCACATAAAGGCTATACAAAAGATGTGGATTTACCAGATGGATCTAAGGTCGCTTTAAATGCTGAATCAACGATATCATTTAATAAATCTGAGTTTTCTAAGGAACGTCTTATCGAACTGAAAGGAGAAGCCTTCTTTGAAGTAGAGAAAGGCACGTTATTCCAAGTACAATCTGAAAAAGGTAATGTGACCGTTCTTGGTACAAGTTTCAATATTTATTCTAGAAACGATAAATGGACGGTTGAATGTTTCTCTGGTAAAGTTTTAGTAGAAGATAGAGCAGGTAAATCGGTCACTTTAACCAAAGGTGAAGGTGTAGCATATAAGGATGGTGACTTCGTTTCTTTAAATACTAAAGGAAAATTACCGTCTTGGAAACAAGGTATATTTACTTATCAAAATGAAACTTTGGAAGAGGTATTCCAAGAGGTGCAAAGACAATTTGATGTACGCATCATATATAAAAACCCTAAAGTTCAACATTTAAGATTTACAGGTACAATTACCAACAAATCTTTGGAAACTACTTTAGAAGTAATTTCGAAAACAATGGGTATCAATTATCAAATTAACAAGGATAAAAAAGAGGTTGAGATCTCTATGTAA